A stretch of DNA from Bacillus sp. NP157:
GAGTCGTTCATCGGCATGGTGTACTGGCGGCAGGGCAGCCTGGACCACGCGCAGGCGTCCTTCATGCAGGCGCAGTCGGTGCTCGGGCACGCAGGCAGCATCGCGCCGCAGGACCATGCGCTGGGTTTCCAGCTGGCGATGCTCGACAACAACATCGGCCATGTGATGGAAGCGCGCGGCGAGCTGGAAACGGCGGCCCTGCAATACCACGCGATGCTCGCGCTGATGCAGGTGCTGGTCGCGGCAGAACCTGCGAACGGAGACTGGGCCGAATCGCTCGGCTCGGCCTACAACAACCTTGGCAAGCTGGCCCTGCTGCGCGGCGAACTCGCCACCGCGGTGTCGAACTATGCGGCCGAAGAAAACATCCTCGCCAGGCTGGCGCAGGTCGATCCCAAGGATGCGAACCTGCGCGACAGCCTGTTGACCATCCACGCCATCCTCGGTCGCACGCAAGCGCTGGCCGGTGACGTGCAACAGGGTGTCGAGCGCCTGCAGCGCGCCGTCGACATGGCCGGTGAGCTGGCGCTGCTGGACCCGAGCAACACCGAAGCGCAGGAACACCTCGCGCTGTATGCCACCCAGCTGGCTCGCCTGCGCCGGTTGCAAGGTGATCTTCCCGCGGCGGCCGCGTTATCCGGCAGGGCGTTGCCGATCTTCGCCACGCTGCGCAAGCACGAACCCGATAACACGGCATGGCAGCGCGAAGACGCCGAGGCGCGCATCGAACACGCGGCCCAGGCTCGCGCACGCCGAGAAATGGCGACGGCACTGGCGTCGGCGAACGAGGCGCGGCGTGCGCTCGAACCCTTGCTCGCCGGACAGCCGGACGACCGCGCGACACTGCTCGCCACGCTGGCGGCGCGACTGGCCGTCGCCGCGGCGACGCCGGACCCACTGGCGGCGCAGTCCCTGCGCGAGGCCGTGGTCCACGACGTAGCCGGCGTGAAGAGCGGGCAGGGCGATCCGCGCCTGCTCGCCCTGCAGGTCGAGGCTCTGCTGGGCCTGGGCCGTCATCGTGAAGCCGACCCGCCGGTACGCCAGCTCTGGAACGCCGGCTACCGCGACCTGGCGCTGGTCCAGCGGCTGGCCTCCGCACGCATCGATTACCCCGTCAACACCGCCTTCCAGCGTGAGCTGGTCGCGGCCACGGCGGGAGGAAACCGCTAGCACGGAGCGCTTCCGATCCACCCACCGCTGCAGGAGACGATCATGGCGAACAACCCCAACGACGCACCGACCAACGAAGACGATAGCCGCCGGCTTCGTGAGGACGAAAACGGCCCGGACCTGGAGCGCGACATCGCCAGGCCCGGCGATCCGTCGTCCAACGTGACCACGTCGCCCCGGATCAAGAACAACTGAACGATCGCGCCGGCGCCACGGGGATCGGCAGGCTCCCCGCGGTGTCGTGCGGCTGATTTTTAACGCTTGCGGACATCGATGCATGATCCCCCTGGTCGTCGGCGTCACCAGTCACCGCGATATCGCGGCCAGCGACAGCGAGGTCGTGCGCGAACGCGTGCGCACGTTCTTCGCCACGCTGCGCGATACGTTTCCCAACCTGCCGCTGCTCGTGCTGTCCGCCCTGGCCGAAGGCGGCGACCAGCTGGTGGCCGAAGAAGCGCTGGCGATCGGTGCGCGGCTGGTGGCGCCGTTGCCGCTTCCCCCCGATCTCTACATCGACGACTTCGACGACGCCGGTGTGCGCGCGACGTTCGAGTCGCTGAGCAAACGCTCGGAAGTCGTCCTGCTGCCGCGCCTGATGGAGGCGCCACGCCACGTCGTCGGGCTACCCGGCGCGGGGCGTGACCGGCAGTACGCGAAGGCGGGTGTCTACATCGCCAGCCACTGCCACGTGTTGCTGGCGCTGTGGGACGGCAAGGAAGCCAACGGCGTGGGCGGTACGGCGCAGATCGTCCATTACCATCTCACCGGCGCCTTGCCCGGGCCGAGCCTGCGCCATGCGCACGCCCGGCATATCCTCGGCGGGGGCGACGAAAGTCTGCTGTATCACGTCGTTTGCCCGCGTGCGGGCGAGCCGGTCGCCGATGGCCTGCAGGCGGGCGAGGCCGGATGGCGCAGCGTCGAGGACATGGCGTTCCGGGCCGACTTGCCGGACGACTTCCGGCTGATGTTCGAGCGCATGGCGGAGTTCAACGTGGATGTGCAGCGGCACGCGGCGGAGATCGCCGATGCGCCGCGCAGCCTGCACGGCAGCCCCTGTGGCGCCACCGCGACCATCGAAGCGGTGTTCCATGCCGCCGACTGGCTGGCGGTGCACTTCCGCAAGCGGGTGGTGCTCGCCTTGCGCGGCACCTATACGGTGGCCGCATTGATGGGCATCGCGTTCACCTTCTACGCGCACCTGCCCGGGAATAACTCGCTGATCTATTTTTTCCTGCTGCTCTTTGCCACCGGCGGCTTCGTGGCCATGCTCGCGGGCCGGCGTGGCTGGCATCGCAAATACCTGGACTACCGGGCGCTGGCCGAAGGTTTGCGTATCCAGTCGTGCTGGCGGCGGGCGGGCATCGCCACCAGCGCCGACCACGAGTTCGCGCACGACAACTTCCTGCAGAAGCAGAACATCGAGCTGGGCTGGATCCGCAACGTGATGCGCGCGGCTAGCCTGTACCCTTCGACCCACCCGGAAGAGCCTGACGAAACCAGCCTGCGCGAAGTGATCGCCGAATGGGTTGGCGAATCAGGCCGTTCCGGGCAGTTGCACTACTACGAGAGCAAGACCGCGGAACGTACCGGCCTGCACCACCTCACCGAAACCATCGGGCGGATCAGCCTGTGGGGCGGTATCGCGATCAGCGCCTTCCTCGCGGTGTTTGCGCTGCGCCTTGAAGAGGGCACGAAGGTCACGCTGGTGACGGTCATGGCGGTGTTGTCGATCGTCGCCGCGGTGCGCGAGGCCTACGCGTATCGCAAGGCCGACCGTGAACTGATCCGTCAGTACTGCTTCATGCAGCACATCTTCACCCGCGCCCGCACGGCACTGGACCGGACCCACGACCCGGCGCAGCAGCGGGCGATCCTGCTGGCCCTCGGCGACGCCGCCCTCACCGAGCACGCCGAATGGACCCTCATGCAACGCGAACGCCAGGTCGAGCACAGCAAACTGTAGGAGCGCGCCTGCGCGCGAAAGGACTACACATCCACCCATCGCCCCCAATACCCACCAACCCACCCATCGCCCCCCCGATACCCCCAAACCCGCCAACTACACCCCTGCGTCCGCCCCACGGTCCACCGCCTAAGTGAAGCGTAAGCCTCCCCGTCTAAAGTAACCCCGACGCCCCCTGCCACCGTCAGCGCGGCGCCCATCCCCGGTTTCCAAGGACGTTCCCGCGAATGCTTCACGCGAAGGCGCCGCTAGCCGCCGCATGCTTCTCCAGCCTGCTGCTGTCCGCATGCGCGCATTACACCCGCTTGCCGCTGGACACCCATGCGCACTACGCACCCAGCGTAGCCGCGCTGCATGGTGCGCCCGCGCAGGCCGCGCCCCTCGACGAAGCCGACGTCGTCCGGCTCGTCCTGCAAAACAACCCCTCGCTGCAAACCTCGGCGCTGCGCACGCAAGAGGCACGCATGCAGGGCGACGCGGCGGCGCGGCCGCCCAACCCGTCGTTCGCCGGCAGCCTTGGTTACCTGATATCCGGCGCGGGTAACGCCACGGCGTGGACGGCCGCGCTCTCGCAACCGGTGAATGGCTGGATCACGCTACGCGCGCGTCGCGACGAAGCGCGGGCGAGCGTGGCCGAGGTCGACGCGACGCTGGCATGGGAAGCATGGCAAGCCGTGGCGAAGGCCCGGCAACTCTATGCGAGCATCCTGTTGAACGAGACGTTGCAAGCCGTGCAGATCGACACGGCGGCTATCCTGCAGCGGCAGGCGCAGGCGATGCAGGCGGCGCTCGCGCGTGGCGACGTGGACATGGCGTCGGTCGCACCGATCGCGCTGGCCACGAGCGAAGCAACGCTCGCACGCGACGAGACCGGCCGGACCTTGCTCGCGCAACAGCGCGAATTGCATGCATTGCTTGGCCTGTCATCCAGCGCGCCGCTCGAACTCGGTCCGCTGCCCACGCTTGCGCCGCTGGACGCCGCCGCGATGGCACAGGCGATCGACGACCTGCCGCGTCATCGGCCCGACCTGGTCGCCCTCGCCATGGGCTACGACGCGCAGGATGCCCGCTTTCGCGCGGCGGTGCTCAGTCAGTTCCCCGCGTTGACGCTCGGCTACGACGCATCCCAGGACAACAGCAAGGTGAGGAACGGTGGCCCGGCGGCCAGCATCGACCTGCCCGTGTTCGATACCGGCCGTGCCGGTGCCGCCGCGAGCGAGGCGACGCGGCAGCGCCTGCACGACGAATACGCGGCGCGCATCGCCGATGCGACCGACGAAGCGGCGGCGTTGCTGCGCGCGAACCACGCCGATGCGTCGCCGGAGGCGGCAGATACATCGCAGCCCAGCGCGCCGACCACGACTGCGTTTTCGCTAAACGATCCATCGACGCCGGCAGCGCGTGCGCTCGCCCGTGGCGACATCGATCGGGCGGCCTACACCGACCTGGCCATCGCATCGCTTGCGCGGCGTGCCGCCGTGGTTCGCACGGAACTCGCGCTGCGTGAGCAGCGCATCGGGCTCGAAGCCCTGCTGGGCATCGGCATGCCCGCGTTCGACATCGACACGAAGGTTCACTGATGGATAGCCGTCTTACCGCCATCGCCATGGCCGCCTGCCTGCTACTGGGCGCATGCCGCGACGACAGCACCGACGAGGTGGCCCACGAGGTCGCCTCCGCCGCCGTGCGCCTGGACACGGTGCGCCAGGGCAGCCTGCCGCGCACGGTGCTGGCGTGGGGCGACGCCGGCACGGGAGCCACGCTGCAGCACGCCGTTGCGCTGGGCGTCGACGGCGCGTTCGTGTCGTTCGCCGTCAGCCCGGGCGATGCCGTGCACCGGCAGCAGCTGCTGGGGACCTTCCAGCTCACGGCGAACGCGCTGGCGGCCCTGCGCCAGGCCCGCTCGGCGCTCGACGCTGCCGTGCAGTCGCGCGATCGGCTGCTTCGGCTGCGCCAGGACAACCTGGCGACCGACGAACAGGTGGCGCAAGCGGGGAAGGGCGTCGACGATGCCCGGGCGACGCTGGCGACGTTCCCCGCGGGCATGGGCAAGGATGGCCGCCTGGCGCTTCGCGCGCCGGAGGACGGCACGGTCGCCTCCATCGCCGTGGCCACCGGCCAGTCGGTGCCCGCGAACGCGCCGCTGTTGATGATCAGTCCCAGCCAGGGTGTCGAGGTGGTCGGCAGCATCGAGCCAGCGAGCGCCGGCCTCGCCGCGCCGGGCATGCCGGCGCGGCTGACCCCGGTCGCCGGCGGTGAGGTCACGGAAGGACGCGTCACCCACGTCGGGCGCGCCATCGATCCATCGACGCGCGGCGTCCCCGTGCAGGTTCAACCAGCGCAGCCGGTGATGCCAGGCAGCACGTGGCGCATCGAGATCGTCGTCGGCCACGCCGACGGATGGCTGGTGCCCGCCGACGCGCTGGTCGACGAAGGCGCCGGCCGGGCCTTGTTCCAGGTACGCCGCGGCAAGGCCCATCGGGTGCCCGTGCACGTCGTGTTCGAAGAGGCGGGACAGGCTATCGTCAGCGGTGACGTCGATCCGTCGGAAGCGCTGGTCACGGTCGGTGCGCCGCAGCTGGCCGAAGGCATGACCGTCGTGTCGACCAGCGAGGCACGTCGATGATGGTGTCGCTGCTCGGGCGCCACGCCCGCGCCTTGCTGGTGATCGCGTTGCTGCTGGCGGCGATGGGTGCGGTGGCCGCGATGGGTTTGCCGGTCGGCCTGTTCCCGCAGGTCTCGTTTCCACGCATCGTCGTCGACCTGTCGGCCGGCGACCGTCCCGCGGACACGACCTCGCTGCTGCTGACCCGGCCGGTGGAGGATGCCATCCGTTCGGTGCCCGGGGTCGAAAGCGTGCGCTCGGAGACCTCGCGTGGCGAGGCGCAGGTTTCGGTCGACTTCGGCTGGGGCCGGGACATGATCGCGTCGACCCTGCTGGTGGACGCGGCACTCGCGCGTGCGCTGCCCGATCTTCCCGCGGGCACGCGCTACGACGTGCGGCGGATGGACCCGACGGTGTTCCCGATCATTTCCTATGCGCTGCGCTCGGACACCCTGTCGCCCGTCGCGCTGCGCGACCTCGCGCAATACCGCATCGCTCCGCTGCTCGCTTCGATCCCCGGCCTGGCCCGCGTCGGTGTCCAGGGCGGCGACACGGCCGAGATCCAGGTCGAGGCCGATCCGCATGCACTCGCCGCGCACGGCCTGGCGATGCCGGATCTGGTCGCGGCGATCGGCGCGGCGAACACCATCCAGTCGGTGGGACGCCTGCAGGATCGACACAAGCTCTACCTCGTCGTCGCCAACGACCCGCTGAAGGATGCACGGGACGTTGCCGCGATCACCCTGCGCAACACCGCTGGCGGCCGTGTCACGCTGGGCGACGTGGCCAGCGTGAGCATGGGCGTGGCGCCGCAGTGGACACGCGTCGTGGAAGATGGCCGTCCAGCCGTGCTGTTGAACGTCTACGAGCAACCCGACGGTAACGCGGTGAAGATTGCCGCTGCCGTGCGCGCCACGCTCGCCCGCATGCCCCTGCCACCCGGCGTCGGCCTGAAAAAATGGTATGACCAGAGCGAACTGGTGACAGCGTCGGCGGCCAGCGTACGCGACGCGATCGCCGTCGGCATGCTGCTGGCGGCTGCGGTGCTGTTTGCGTTCCTGCGTAGCTTCCGGCTCGTCGTCATCGTGCTCGTGGTTGTGCCGGCAATCCTCTGCGCCACCGTGCTGTGCCTGCGCGTGGCCGGGCTTGGTTTCAATATCATGACGCTGGGCGGGATGGCCGCGGCGGTGGGCCTGGTCATCGACGACGTGATGGTGATGGTCGAGCACGTCGCGCGCCGGGTCGTGGCAAGCAAGCATCCCACGGACGCGCGGCCGATCATCCACGCCGCGGCGCGCGAGTTCCTGGTGCCTCTGTCCGGGTCCAGCCTGGCCACGCTGATCGTATTCGTGCCGCTCGCCTTCCTCGATGGCGTCACCGGTGCGTTCTCGCGCGCGCTGTCGGTCACGATGGGCGCGGCACTGATCGTGTCATGGCTGATGACGGCACTGGTGGTGCCGGTGCTGGCGGGACGCATCGCGCGGCCGGACAGCTGGCAACACGAACCGCGCCGCTGGGAACGCGCACTGGAGGCCGGCCACGGCAAGATGTTCGACCTGGCGTTGCGACGTCCGTGGCTGGCCGCGTTGGCCGTGCTCGTCGTGCTGGTGCTGGGTGGCATCGGCTACCAGCACGTGCCGACGGGTTTCATGCCCGAGACCGACGAGGGCGGCTTCGTCCTCGACTACTACACCGCGCCGGGTACCTCGCTGGTGGAAACCGAGCGCGAGGTGGCGCAGATCGAATCGCTATTGCGCATGGACCACGACGTGGAGACGTTCTCGCGGCGACTGGGTACCGGTCTCGGCGGCGACCTTGGCCAGTCCTACCACGGCGATTTCTTTGTCCGCCTGGTTGCAGGCCATGCGCGGCACACGGTGGACGCCATGAGCGACGTACGCGATCGCATCCTGCACAACGTGCCGGGCGTGCAGGTCGAAGTGGCCCAGCTCACCGAAGACCTGATCGGTGACCTCACCGCGGTGCCACAACCGATCGAAGTAAAGCTCTATGCCGACGAC
This window harbors:
- a CDS encoding TIR domain-containing protein, whose amino-acid sequence is MLGEGSPPALRYRAFISYSHRDKAWAAWLHRALETYAIPRRLVGEETPAGIVPRRLAPIFRDTDELATARDLGQKVDEALAQSACLLVVCSPDAARSRWVDEEVRSYQRMGGSERIFCLVVGGVPNASQASDRALDECFPPSLRRRCDAQGNLVDDVIEPLAADVRPGGDGKLGARHKLVAGMLGIELDTLRRRDLQRRARRAMALSAVAVAVMVVTTGLAINATIARRAAVQASHVAERRQKDAEDLVAFMLGDLNDRLAQVSRRDIMESVDDRAMAYFEAQPTDETSDRALAQRVTALQRIGSVRLDQGRLDAAMASYQAARVVAARLAASSPRDLRRQIALGEVESFIGMVYWRQGSLDHAQASFMQAQSVLGHAGSIAPQDHALGFQLAMLDNNIGHVMEARGELETAALQYHAMLALMQVLVAAEPANGDWAESLGSAYNNLGKLALLRGELATAVSNYAAEENILARLAQVDPKDANLRDSLLTIHAILGRTQALAGDVQQGVERLQRAVDMAGELALLDPSNTEAQEHLALYATQLARLRRLQGDLPAAAALSGRALPIFATLRKHEPDNTAWQREDAEARIEHAAQARARREMATALASANEARRALEPLLAGQPDDRATLLATLAARLAVAAATPDPLAAQSLREAVVHDVAGVKSGQGDPRLLALQVEALLGLGRHREADPPVRQLWNAGYRDLALVQRLASARIDYPVNTAFQRELVAATAGGNR
- a CDS encoding TolC family protein, with translation MLHAKAPLAAACFSSLLLSACAHYTRLPLDTHAHYAPSVAALHGAPAQAAPLDEADVVRLVLQNNPSLQTSALRTQEARMQGDAAARPPNPSFAGSLGYLISGAGNATAWTAALSQPVNGWITLRARRDEARASVAEVDATLAWEAWQAVAKARQLYASILLNETLQAVQIDTAAILQRQAQAMQAALARGDVDMASVAPIALATSEATLARDETGRTLLAQQRELHALLGLSSSAPLELGPLPTLAPLDAAAMAQAIDDLPRHRPDLVALAMGYDAQDARFRAAVLSQFPALTLGYDASQDNSKVRNGGPAASIDLPVFDTGRAGAAASEATRQRLHDEYAARIADATDEAAALLRANHADASPEAADTSQPSAPTTTAFSLNDPSTPAARALARGDIDRAAYTDLAIASLARRAAVVRTELALREQRIGLEALLGIGMPAFDIDTKVH
- a CDS encoding efflux RND transporter periplasmic adaptor subunit, with the translated sequence MDSRLTAIAMAACLLLGACRDDSTDEVAHEVASAAVRLDTVRQGSLPRTVLAWGDAGTGATLQHAVALGVDGAFVSFAVSPGDAVHRQQLLGTFQLTANALAALRQARSALDAAVQSRDRLLRLRQDNLATDEQVAQAGKGVDDARATLATFPAGMGKDGRLALRAPEDGTVASIAVATGQSVPANAPLLMISPSQGVEVVGSIEPASAGLAAPGMPARLTPVAGGEVTEGRVTHVGRAIDPSTRGVPVQVQPAQPVMPGSTWRIEIVVGHADGWLVPADALVDEGAGRALFQVRRGKAHRVPVHVVFEEAGQAIVSGDVDPSEALVTVGAPQLAEGMTVVSTSEARR
- a CDS encoding efflux RND transporter permease subunit, with protein sequence MMVSLLGRHARALLVIALLLAAMGAVAAMGLPVGLFPQVSFPRIVVDLSAGDRPADTTSLLLTRPVEDAIRSVPGVESVRSETSRGEAQVSVDFGWGRDMIASTLLVDAALARALPDLPAGTRYDVRRMDPTVFPIISYALRSDTLSPVALRDLAQYRIAPLLASIPGLARVGVQGGDTAEIQVEADPHALAAHGLAMPDLVAAIGAANTIQSVGRLQDRHKLYLVVANDPLKDARDVAAITLRNTAGGRVTLGDVASVSMGVAPQWTRVVEDGRPAVLLNVYEQPDGNAVKIAAAVRATLARMPLPPGVGLKKWYDQSELVTASAASVRDAIAVGMLLAAAVLFAFLRSFRLVVIVLVVVPAILCATVLCLRVAGLGFNIMTLGGMAAAVGLVIDDVMVMVEHVARRVVASKHPTDARPIIHAAAREFLVPLSGSSLATLIVFVPLAFLDGVTGAFSRALSVTMGAALIVSWLMTALVVPVLAGRIARPDSWQHEPRRWERALEAGHGKMFDLALRRPWLAALAVLVVLVLGGIGYQHVPTGFMPETDEGGFVLDYYTAPGTSLVETEREVAQIESLLRMDHDVETFSRRLGTGLGGDLGQSYHGDFFVRLVAGHARHTVDAMSDVRDRILHNVPGVQVEVAQLTEDLIGDLTAVPQPIEVKLYADDVGALVPLAEKVSALLAKVPGLVDVKSGAQVAGDALDVHVNPDAALAEGLSVQAISQAIADSLTGVIATELPGATKAVGVRVAAQGARNWGIEDLDALPIRSPDGHLFPLSRVATLTPVAGQPQITRENLQDMVPVTARIEHGGIAAAVARVRAALAKPGVLPPGVRYELDGLYKQQQVAFAGLRNVFAAALAAEFILLMFLYRRIGVALLVMATSLISACGVFFALWIAGVDLNITAMMGLVMVLGIGTEMAIFLVSEYMAVGVRWGWRSAMRRAVRNRLRPITMTTLAAILTLLPLALALGQGADMQQPLAVAIVAGLLVQFPMVLVVLPVALRLLDGPRRPTPG